The following proteins are co-located in the Blastocatellia bacterium genome:
- a CDS encoding Ig-like domain-containing protein: MKGLRWTSILLLVVFLASTSPSASVQLPLAVVSISPAPGATDVDPETSVVVTFNYPLIPQSVTPSTFLVQRIEGIIPIPVVGIITVFGSVATFRPLTPLAELTTYRIVLKGGTGGILGSNEQFMPSDFVSTFRTGRKSGGTPVDFTQGATVTDPQTGASTEIPPYTLKEDATISIVVDPSDLGSSGEENRRLESLRYSGSLPSGDSFPSVEGMVRVTRVVRFEVDPPGLTAFGPGMKISLPLLSEHVGRLPQGTTLRLFQLALRSDGREEEPVFVDTGIPAVVSTRGIFGPTVAISPDVQTFGTYAAFQEISAQGVNLSAAPVRQDQGSQLIFPIVEQSGERASRLSLANMNVAEPTTVELHAYTPTGDLYRTVSRMIPAGQAAAFLVSDLFPGFSTGAIIARAEAGPIHGQIEIADDFSRPGVLAAGDAVTTVPSALVFPVIATSSGRFTEIHLFNPFDEPVSVIIKAFDRERKPVTLTNSAGESLTVVKIPPHGKVVAACSGSGCERRTQAQDVVIPLDRLDGGYVLAFGDDPSKGVVGAELFGETTGGRRTLTMVASGPLPRGCVIRGVTATGCRVSEDPLDPAFVPDVARQHTLYAPHFEDSPATAEIVLVNVSDVTVPAAFTAFREDGSFRASYPASGFFLLEPHQVVRLPVQTLLGFNPAPGYVRVEDPLSALVGALINQRTTSPPYLSAIPLIADDPQIAQSPSVLFLSRIQLDPTATIPRLTTGLVVFNPGNNANPFAAIVRSGDGRTNRVDQSVTKRGVLTRWRGSLSVAYPTVREGILEIRSTKPETAGETRRLIVVGIYRATIQSGSSFALSTAVIAH; encoded by the coding sequence ATGAAGGGACTCCGGTGGACAAGCATTCTTCTGCTGGTTGTTTTTCTGGCGAGCACAAGTCCCTCTGCTTCAGTGCAACTGCCGCTAGCCGTAGTCAGCATCTCACCGGCTCCAGGGGCAACGGATGTTGACCCTGAAACGTCGGTCGTCGTGACCTTCAATTATCCTCTTATCCCGCAGTCGGTGACGCCCAGTACCTTCCTCGTCCAGCGGATCGAGGGGATCATTCCTATCCCCGTTGTCGGAATCATTACCGTGTTCGGGAGCGTGGCAACATTTCGTCCCCTCACACCACTTGCAGAGCTGACCACCTATCGGATCGTGCTTAAAGGGGGAACCGGTGGAATTCTCGGGAGCAACGAGCAGTTTATGCCGAGCGATTTCGTGAGCACGTTCCGAACTGGGCGAAAGAGCGGTGGGACGCCGGTTGATTTTACTCAGGGAGCAACGGTGACCGATCCTCAAACCGGTGCATCCACCGAGATTCCACCCTATACGCTGAAGGAGGATGCCACGATTTCCATAGTTGTAGACCCCTCTGACTTGGGGTCAAGTGGCGAAGAAAACCGCAGGCTCGAAAGCCTGCGCTACAGCGGCTCGTTGCCGTCGGGAGATTCGTTCCCTTCGGTGGAGGGAATGGTCCGTGTAACGCGAGTCGTGCGATTTGAAGTTGACCCGCCGGGGCTGACTGCCTTTGGGCCGGGGATGAAGATTTCCCTTCCTTTGCTCTCTGAGCACGTGGGACGACTACCCCAGGGAACAACTCTCCGGCTCTTTCAACTGGCTCTCCGGTCCGACGGTAGGGAGGAGGAGCCGGTGTTCGTAGATACCGGCATACCGGCGGTCGTTAGCACAAGAGGTATCTTCGGCCCGACAGTAGCGATTTCCCCGGATGTTCAAACGTTTGGCACCTATGCTGCTTTTCAAGAAATCTCCGCTCAGGGAGTTAATCTGAGCGCGGCACCTGTTCGGCAGGATCAAGGGTCCCAGCTCATTTTTCCCATTGTTGAGCAGAGCGGAGAACGCGCGAGCCGTCTATCTCTGGCCAACATGAATGTCGCCGAACCGACGACAGTGGAGCTTCACGCCTATACTCCGACAGGCGATCTCTACAGGACGGTCAGCCGGATGATTCCGGCCGGTCAGGCGGCTGCATTTCTTGTGTCGGACCTCTTCCCCGGATTCTCAACGGGAGCAATTATCGCGCGCGCGGAGGCAGGGCCGATTCATGGTCAGATCGAGATCGCAGATGATTTTTCTCGGCCGGGAGTTCTTGCCGCCGGTGATGCCGTTACGACCGTGCCGTCGGCTCTGGTCTTTCCTGTTATTGCAACATCGAGCGGCCGGTTTACCGAGATTCATCTGTTCAATCCCTTTGATGAACCCGTCAGCGTCATAATCAAAGCCTTTGATCGGGAAAGGAAACCGGTGACGCTCACCAACTCGGCGGGCGAGTCGCTCACGGTTGTCAAAATCCCCCCGCACGGCAAGGTAGTAGCGGCTTGCTCCGGTAGTGGCTGCGAACGTCGGACGCAAGCGCAGGATGTCGTGATTCCTCTCGATCGCCTCGATGGGGGCTATGTGCTCGCCTTTGGCGATGATCCATCAAAGGGAGTTGTGGGAGCCGAGCTATTCGGAGAGACGACAGGCGGTCGGCGCACTCTGACGATGGTTGCCTCGGGTCCGCTCCCCCGTGGGTGTGTGATTCGAGGAGTAACGGCTACGGGCTGCCGGGTGAGCGAAGACCCGCTTGATCCCGCGTTCGTTCCAGATGTTGCTCGTCAACATACGCTCTATGCCCCTCATTTTGAAGACTCACCGGCGACGGCGGAGATTGTCCTGGTTAACGTCAGCGACGTTACAGTCCCAGCGGCCTTCACCGCGTTCCGCGAAGATGGAAGTTTTCGCGCAAGCTATCCCGCGTCGGGTTTCTTCTTGCTTGAACCACACCAGGTCGTGCGATTGCCGGTACAGACACTTTTAGGGTTCAATCCCGCGCCAGGCTATGTTCGGGTTGAGGATCCACTTTCTGCTCTCGTGGGAGCTCTCATCAATCAGCGCACTACCTCCCCACCATATCTCTCTGCGATTCCTCTCATCGCAGACGATCCTCAGATTGCGCAGTCTCCGTCGGTTTTGTTTCTCTCGCGAATTCAACTTGATCCCACGGCGACAATCCCCCGGCTGACGACCGGCCTCGTTGTGTTCAATCCCGGCAACAATGCAAATCCCTTTGCCGCGATCGTGAGATCAGGAGATGGACGGACGAATCGGGTGGATCAATCGGTCACGAAGCGGGGAGTTTTGACTCGGTGGCGCGGTTCCCTCTCGGTTGCTTATCCGACAGTCCGTGAGGGAATTCTTGAGATACGATCCACGAAACCGGAGACAGCCGGGGAAACTCGGCGACTGATCGTCGTCGGCATTTACCGTGCGACAATACAGTCGGGATCGTCGTTCGCTTTGAGCACAGCTGTGATCGCTCATTGA
- a CDS encoding TonB-dependent receptor: MKRVLVGVSVYFIIWSVSSGWGRASSPQVPISGRVVGTIRNEAGVPQSGITVTLTFKGRPGAPPPPTPIVRQAVSQRDGLFWIDQVEPGVYDVTVGPPGEQTTRAAEEVYQGATLEIEVLTAKAKVVEIIVGKKSRIAATADVPITDTLKAKVVTLVEFQLGGGAREPIVNTVDPALGRSLDPRSIIGLPLKGRNYLDLLLLEPGVVEGNGGEGFGSVNGGRATAQNYTLDGTENTDTDIALPSLFENGAIALDAIQDFRVIRSNANAEFGRNSGGQVSLFIKRGSHEVHGSVYEFFSNDHLNARDFFDRDPVFARRGFKPPLTRHQFGATLGGPLARRGHFFFANYGGYRNREGLPRHPRVPTASLRQELASTFEFVDFDPRTGLPIGTAPSPLLVALFLRGYPLPTRELPVTGHRFFPIGLQTRTRALQASPDVGVFDTTVPLIETTDSFILRTDHELGRKNRLHVRYAVSDGTVSVVGNGLAGTGAGKDFRPQNVSLVDTHVFNSTMSNEVRFGFSRNRVLFPTATTPPEIQQLARLRLSDVIPQLPTLPLTFAQVYRDIGFGPDNSSATGFPHIVFETGRFADFGVEAASFPQGRARNTFQFGDTFSLVRGRHAIRTGFDIRRLQQNSISGFNLRPTIIIPDVSVESLFVDRVIGGRQNFFLTRDGQPNGPILRGLRSTEWGFFFQDTVKVAPRVTLDLGLRYEVFGREREVQNFLSRAVSYTFTPFSPLATVSPSFAVRALGPDVGFTVRNGDKNDFGPRLGLAWDMLGTGRLVLRGAYGIYYDHIQGSTIFPTQVNPPGVLGFVIPMEVSGEGELRRDTRIGEIPVPRSRDGFVRPCQLTAGATGFLDATGRCVAIPMPVAIIDPNLRDPYTGRWSLTLAGQIHRGWSVEVSYVGSKGTKLTRARMINLGPFLEEPFLERFFGRRRPNLNFGEIWVQESSASSIYHGLQLEVQHSMRRGLMLRAAYTFSKSLDDASSNIRDAGRGGSIFPQNSFDLVGERGLSAFHTAHRLVISYLYDLPFGPGKPVLGSLKGWPARLIGDWAISGITVFQTGFPLTLLAGLDVNADGVLNDRPVVVGPLSALRVSGRQSGEKTRYFGDPVGIVSPGRDERLDPFNPPPFYSRNLLRPFDPRILAPRSSFIGPGRNKFDLAVRKFVRLDRLRPGLNAEFRAEFFNLFNHPNFGDPDVVITSPQFGEITATTTGGRFIQFALRIQF, from the coding sequence ATGAAACGAGTGCTTGTTGGAGTGAGCGTTTATTTCATCATCTGGAGTGTCAGCTCAGGTTGGGGGCGAGCGTCCTCTCCTCAAGTTCCGATCTCCGGTCGCGTCGTGGGGACGATTCGCAACGAAGCGGGTGTGCCGCAATCGGGGATCACCGTCACGCTCACCTTCAAGGGGCGCCCGGGAGCGCCTCCTCCCCCGACGCCCATCGTCAGGCAGGCGGTGTCCCAGCGGGATGGACTCTTTTGGATTGATCAAGTTGAGCCCGGAGTTTATGACGTAACGGTGGGACCGCCGGGAGAGCAGACCACCCGCGCAGCCGAGGAAGTTTACCAGGGAGCCACACTTGAAATCGAAGTCCTGACCGCGAAGGCGAAGGTCGTGGAAATCATTGTCGGCAAGAAATCGCGCATCGCGGCGACGGCCGATGTTCCGATCACCGATACACTCAAGGCGAAAGTCGTCACGCTCGTTGAATTTCAACTGGGAGGTGGGGCACGCGAACCCATCGTTAACACCGTGGACCCAGCTCTTGGGCGTTCGCTCGATCCTCGCTCTATTATCGGATTGCCCCTCAAAGGCCGGAACTATCTCGATCTTCTATTGCTTGAGCCTGGAGTCGTCGAAGGCAATGGGGGCGAGGGGTTCGGTTCGGTCAATGGCGGACGGGCGACAGCGCAAAACTACACTCTTGATGGGACGGAAAACACCGACACCGATATCGCCTTGCCTTCGCTTTTCGAGAACGGCGCCATTGCGCTCGATGCCATTCAGGATTTTCGCGTCATTCGCTCCAATGCCAACGCGGAGTTCGGGCGCAATTCGGGAGGACAGGTGAGCCTGTTCATCAAGCGGGGTAGTCATGAGGTTCATGGATCGGTCTATGAGTTTTTCAGCAATGACCATCTCAATGCCCGTGACTTTTTCGATCGCGATCCGGTCTTTGCCCGTCGGGGATTTAAACCGCCGCTCACCCGCCATCAGTTTGGAGCGACCCTGGGTGGACCGCTGGCCCGGCGAGGACACTTCTTTTTCGCCAACTACGGAGGGTATCGAAATCGCGAGGGGCTACCGCGTCACCCCCGCGTCCCAACGGCCAGTTTGCGGCAGGAATTGGCGAGCACCTTCGAGTTCGTTGATTTCGATCCCCGCACGGGATTGCCGATCGGGACGGCGCCGAGTCCTCTTCTCGTCGCTCTGTTCCTTCGCGGTTATCCGCTGCCCACGCGCGAGCTTCCCGTGACGGGTCACAGATTCTTTCCCATTGGCCTTCAGACCAGGACGCGCGCCCTTCAAGCCTCGCCCGATGTCGGCGTCTTTGATACAACGGTTCCGTTGATCGAGACCACCGATAGTTTCATCCTGCGAACGGATCATGAGCTGGGCCGTAAAAACCGCCTGCACGTCAGGTACGCGGTGAGCGATGGGACGGTGAGCGTCGTGGGCAACGGCCTTGCGGGAACTGGGGCGGGGAAGGACTTCCGCCCGCAAAATGTCTCTCTTGTTGATACCCATGTGTTCAACAGCACCATGTCGAATGAGGTTCGCTTTGGCTTCAGTCGCAACCGCGTGCTCTTTCCCACGGCCACGACCCCGCCGGAGATCCAGCAGTTGGCCCGTCTCCGGCTCAGTGATGTGATTCCGCAGCTACCCACGCTGCCGCTGACCTTCGCCCAGGTCTACCGGGATATCGGCTTTGGCCCGGACAACAGCTCAGCCACCGGGTTTCCCCACATCGTCTTTGAAACGGGGCGATTCGCGGATTTCGGGGTCGAGGCGGCGTCGTTTCCTCAGGGGCGTGCCCGAAACACGTTTCAATTCGGTGACACCTTTTCTCTGGTGCGAGGGCGTCACGCCATCCGCACGGGGTTCGACATCCGTCGGTTGCAGCAAAACTCAATCTCGGGATTCAATCTCCGTCCGACCATCATCATTCCGGATGTCTCGGTGGAAAGCCTCTTCGTAGACCGGGTGATCGGAGGCCGACAGAACTTCTTCCTCACACGGGACGGACAGCCGAACGGGCCAATCCTTCGCGGGTTGAGAAGCACCGAGTGGGGATTTTTCTTTCAGGATACGGTGAAGGTTGCACCCCGGGTGACGCTCGACCTCGGTCTGCGGTACGAGGTGTTTGGTCGTGAACGCGAAGTCCAGAATTTTCTCTCGCGCGCTGTCAGTTACACCTTCACTCCGTTTAGCCCATTGGCGACGGTCTCACCGTCCTTCGCCGTGCGCGCGCTCGGACCGGACGTGGGATTCACCGTGAGAAATGGTGACAAAAATGATTTTGGCCCCCGCCTCGGTTTGGCCTGGGACATGCTCGGCACTGGCCGATTGGTCCTGCGGGGGGCCTACGGCATTTATTACGACCACATTCAAGGGAGCACGATCTTCCCCACACAGGTGAATCCTCCGGGCGTACTCGGTTTCGTCATTCCGATGGAGGTATCTGGCGAAGGCGAGTTGCGCCGGGATACGCGAATTGGAGAGATCCCGGTCCCCCGCAGTCGTGATGGATTCGTTCGACCCTGCCAGCTCACGGCCGGAGCCACGGGTTTCCTCGATGCTACTGGGAGGTGTGTTGCGATTCCGATGCCGGTAGCCATTATTGATCCGAACCTTCGTGACCCCTACACAGGACGATGGTCGCTGACATTGGCCGGGCAGATTCATCGGGGCTGGAGTGTCGAGGTGAGCTATGTCGGTTCGAAAGGCACAAAGCTCACGCGCGCCCGAATGATTAATCTCGGCCCCTTCCTGGAGGAACCGTTCCTGGAACGGTTTTTCGGTCGGCGACGTCCGAATCTCAACTTTGGCGAGATCTGGGTCCAGGAATCATCCGCCTCCTCCATTTATCACGGGCTCCAACTGGAAGTGCAGCACAGCATGCGGAGAGGGCTTATGCTCCGGGCGGCTTATACCTTCAGCAAGTCGCTCGATGACGCCTCGAGTAATATTCGAGATGCCGGACGGGGTGGAAGCATCTTTCCGCAAAATTCCTTTGATCTTGTGGGAGAGCGGGGTCTTTCGGCGTTTCATACGGCCCACCGGCTGGTCATCTCTTATCTCTACGACCTTCCCTTTGGACCGGGGAAGCCGGTGCTCGGGTCGTTAAAGGGTTGGCCGGCCCGTCTCATCGGCGATTGGGCGATCAGCGGGATCACCGTCTTTCAAACGGGTTTCCCTTTGACGCTGCTCGCCGGTCTCGATGTCAACGCCGACGGCGTACTCAATGATCGTCCGGTGGTCGTCGGGCCGCTGTCGGCGTTGCGCGTATCCGGGCGGCAGAGTGGCGAGAAAACCCGCTACTTCGGTGATCCGGTAGGGATCGTGAGTCCGGGTCGGGATGAACGTCTTGACCCATTCAACCCACCACCCTTTTATTCGCGGAATTTGTTGCGTCCGTTCGATCCGCGAATTCTCGCTCCGCGCAGTAGCTTCATCGGTCCGGGGAGAAATAAGTTCGATCTGGCCGTACGAAAGTTCGTCCGACTCGACCGTCTGCGTCCGGGATTGAATGCGGAGTTCCGGGCGGAGTTCTTCAACCTCTTCAATCACCCCAATTTCGGCGATCCCGATGTCGTCATCACATCGCCTCAGTTCGGCGAGATCACGGCAACGACGACCGGCGGGCGCTTCATCCAGTTTGCCCTGCGGATTCAGTTTTGA